The DNA sequence GCCTTCGCCGACGTACCGGTGACCGGCCCCCGCCCCACCTCGTGACCCCGCCGCGTCCGCGCCGCCCCAGGGCGGCGCGGACGCCGATCTAGGACTCGTTGAGTCGCAAAGAGGGCGAGTCGCCCACGATTTCCCCTAGATCGGCGGCAGGGACGGGGTGGCCGGGGACGGGGTGGCCGGCACGGACGAAGTGGGCGGCACGGACGGGGTGAGTGGCACCGGAACCACCGGCGGCAACTCGGCGACCGGCGGCCAGCCGGCGAGCCAGGTGGCCCGCTGGGCCCACACCTCACGCCAGTAGCCGGCCCGGCCGGTCAACCTCGCACCCGCCGCGCGGACCGCGATCCCGCCCGCCAGCAGCGCGCGGCCGACCGCCGCGCGCGACGCCGACCAGCGCAGCCGCACATAGGTCGTCTTCCCGCGCAGCACCATCACCCGCTTGCCGACGCTGGTCGACGACGCGCCGCCGACGTGCAGCACCTGGGCCGTCGGGACGAGCACCGGCGCCGCGCCCAACCCGGTCGCCCGGTGGCACAGGTCGATGTCCTCGCTGTACATGAAGTAGTCCGGCGCGAAACCGCCGAGTTCGGCGAACAGGGCGCGGTCGATCAGCAGCAGGCAGCCGGAGGCGGCCGGCACCGGCGTCGGCCGGGTGCGGTCGAGGCCCGGCAGTTCCTCGGGGTTCAGCAGCCGGGAGCGGCGCAAGATCGTCGAGAGCCCGGTGGCGAAGCAGAAGTAGCCCCACAGGCTCGGCAGCGCGAACACCGACCGGCCGTCGTCGGTCCCGTCCTGATGCAGGGTGCGGCCGGTGTAGACGCGATGCGCCGGGTTGGCCCGGGCGAACGCGACGAACTCCCCGATCACGTCGCCGACGGGTTCGGTGTCCGGGTTCATCAGCAGCACGTAGTCGCCGCGGGCCAGTTCGGCGCCGACGTTGACCGCCCGGCCGAAACCGACGTTGTGCGCCAGCCGCACCACCCGTACGTCGGGCAGGGCGGCCGCGATCGCGTCGGCCGAACCGTCGGCGGACGCGTTGTCGACGACGATCACCTCGTAGTCGACGCCGGTGCCGGTGGCCCGCAGCCCGGTCAGCGCCCGGACGATCAGGTCCCGGGTCTGGTACGAGACCATGACCACGCTCACGGTCGGGTTCATCGGGTCACCGGCGTACGGGTCGATTCGTCGCGGCCCCACGCCGCCCCGGGCCCGGTGCGCCGGGCCCTGATCCCGGCGACGACGGTCAGCACCGCGTAGCAGATCCCGGCCGGGAGCAGCCACGGCCGGGGCAGCACCACGTCGACCAGCCAGGACAGCTTGCGTGACGGGCGTACCCCGGTGTCGGTGGCGGCGGCCCGCAGCGCCGTGTTGCCGGCCCGGACCCGGCCGAGGCGGCGCAGCAGGTCGGCGGTGCGCCGGGGGGTGGCCACCACCGAGGCGACCCCCTTGACCTCGCGCTTCTCGGCGTCGGTGAAGAGCGAGTCGAGGAACAGGTCGTCGGCGATCACGTCGGGGAACTGTTCGAAACGGGCCCGGCCGGCCCGGGACAGCACGATCACGCCCCGGCCGAAGAGCGCGTTGCGGAACGCCGGCAGCCGTCCGTTGATCGCGAAGTACGCCTTGACCAGCAGCGGGCGGCCACTGGTGTCGAGGACCCGGCGGGGCGCGGCGGCCAGCGCGCTGTCGTCGACCGCCCGTGACAACGTGCGCAGGTCGGTGGTCGACAGGGCGATGTCGGCGTCGAGGTAGATCCGGGGCAGGCCGGTCGCCGTCCGGTCACCGGCGTTGAGGGCGGCCGACTTCGACGCCTCCGCCAACTCGATGACGGTCACCCCGGGCACGGCGCGGGCCAGTTCGGCCGTCGCGTCGGTGCACCCGTTGGCGGCCACGATCACCTCGAACTCGCCGGGGGAGGCGGTGGCGAGTAGCCGGCGCAGGCACCGGTCGATCACCGCGGCCTCGTTGTGGGCGGCGATCACCACGCTGGTCACCACGGCGCCCGCCCGGTCAGCGCGCGCCGGATCCGCCGTACGGCGCCGCGGCGCCGGGCCCGCCAGCCGCCGTACTCGCGCAGGTCGAGGGAGGCGGCCTGGACCACCTTGGCCGAGTGCCGCATCTGCTCGGTCCACTGCGCGACCGTGGTCACCCCGGTGTTCTTCGCCGACAGCGGCCGGCGGGCCATGAAGTCGGCGTCGGTGTGGTAGATCGTGTGCGGGCTGCGCGGATCGTCCATGTGGTCCTCGGGCAGGAAGGGGTGGTACCAGCCGTTGACCCAGCCGAGCCGGGCCGAGCGCAGACACCAGGCGGTGAACGACTCGGTCGGACCGATCGGTCCGGTCTGCGTGACGGCGGCCCGCTTGAGCAGGTAGCCACTGCCCTGCACCCAGTGGTTGCGCATCAGCCGGTGGCCGCCGGCGTAGTCGGCGAGCTTCTTCGTGACGAGTGCGTCGTCGACGTCCTCGGCGGGGAAGCGCCAGGTGCCGATCACCCCGAACTCGGGTACGTCCTCGTGCGCCCGGCGCAGCGTCTCCAGCCAGTCCTTGTCGGGCAGGCAGTCGTCGTCGACCTTGCTGACGTACGCGCCGTCCGACTCGGCCCACAGCCAGTTGGTCGGCTCGCGCAGGCCCGCGTTGGTCGGGCTGTGGTGGAACCGGTGCACCCGTGGGTGATGCCGGAACTCCTCCACCGCCTCCAGGGTCGGCTGGTCGGTGCCGTTGTGCCACAACCAGATCCGGGTGTCGGTGGTGGCGGTTTCGAGCAGGTGCGGCAGGGAGAGCCGTACGTACTCCGGCCGGTCGTACGTGATCATCAAGATGTCGATGCCGCGTTGCCGGCTGACGCCCTCGCTGTGCTCGGTCATGCGACACCTCGCTTCGCTCGGCGGTCGCATGACTTGGGGCTGAGCTGATTGATGCCCTCGCTGTGCTCGGTCATTGCGCTCCGATGTGGTTGACGCGTTCGGCCCGGGTCACCCGCCACATCGCGCCGGCGAGCCCGAGGAAGAGGTGCACGGTGATCAGGTAGGTCGAGAAGTACAGCGCGTCGAAGGTGAACGCGGTCACCGCCGCGACCCCGATCCCGACCGCGAGTACGGCGGCCAGGTCCCGGTCGCGGTCGTTGGTGGCGAACCGGCGGACGCGTCCGGCGGTGACGATGCCGACGACGAACAGTCCCGCCAGCCCGACGACGCCGACGACGCCGCCGGTGACCAGCGTGACCAGCCACTGGTTGTCGAGGAGTTGGTAGAGCTCGGGTAACCAGGTGCCGACCCCGCGTCCGAGCCACAATCGTTCCTTGATGAACGGTGTGACGAACGCGTAGTCCTCCAGCCGGCCCTGCACGCTCGGGTCGTTGTCGCCGGCGAGCAGCAGGGCGCGCAACGTGGCGAGCAGCCCCGGCTTGCCGACCTGGATGAACGCCATCAGGAAGACGCCGATCACCAGCACGTTGAACGTGGTGCGCAGCGGCCAGACCAGGATGAAGAGCAGGATCGCGGCGGCGAGCGCCAGGACGCCGGTGCGGGACAGCGAGATCGGGATGACGCCGGCCTGGATCATCGCCAGGGCGGCGTAGATCTGCCGGTTGCGGCGGCTGCTGGAGAAGCGCGCGAAGTGGATGGCGACGATGAGGCCGATCACCATGAGCACGCTGAACTCGATGTAGTGGCCGGCCGTCCCGGCCACCCGGACCAGACCGCCGCCGCCGCGGGCGTCGAAGCCGACGAGGTCCTTCTGGAACATCAGCACCGGCGGCAGCTTGAGGTAGTTGGTGAAGTCGATCCGCAGGATGAACTGCGCCAGCGCGAAGAGCGCCATGACGCTCGAGCCCCAGCAGAACCAGCGCAGCAGGTGGTCGATGCGGTCGCGGGTGAGTACGCCGTCGGCGGCGGCCAGCAGGACGCCGGCGCCGGCCAGCGCCATCAGGATCGTCCGGTCGGCGCTGTTGGCCTCCAGCACCTGCATGCCCCGGGCCTGACCGGCGACGTACGACACGCCGATCGTCACCAGGTAGCCGGCGAGCGCCCAGCGCATCGGCTGCTGCCCGCGGGTGACGAGGTTGGGATGCAGGCGGGTCAGCGCCCACCAGACCAGCAGGCCGAGGCCGACCATGACGGCCGGGCGGCCGAGCGTGGTCAGCGGCGGGAAGATCAGCCGGGCCGGCAGCAGGTAGGCCAGCATGACCGCGGCGACGACACCCGCCGTCGCGTCCGGGAAGTGGCGGGTCCGGGGGGTGATCCCGTCGTAAACCGTGGCTGAACGTCGGGCGGAGAGGTAGGTCTGCACGGGACTCGTTCCGTCAGTACGTCGTCGGCGTACTTATCGCTTTGAATCGTCGGTCGGCGTGCGGACCGCGGTGAGCAGGATGGTGTCGTCGGACTGCGGCGCCCGGATGAAGTCGGCGGAGATCTGCTGGCCGCCGCGACCGTTGCCGAACGCCTGGGTGACCTCGGGGGAGCGGCTGCCACCCTGGTGGGGGGCACCCCGCCGACCGCCGGCGACGCTCGCCTGGCCGGCGTCGTCCGCGACCGGGCGGCGGCCGCTCTGCCGGCTGGCCGCCCGCGCGACGGTGCGCCGCCGCTGGATGGCGTCGTAGACGACGGCGGCGACCGCGGTGAACAGCAGGCCGATCGCGACGACCACGATCTGCGCGCGCAGGACGTTGGAGCGGGACGGGGTGATCTCGGTGCCCGGGTCGAGGATCTCGGTGGTGATCTCCTCGCCCGCCTTGGGCTTGTAGGCCTCCTGGCTCTCCGAGACCTCGTCGCTGATCAGCTTGGTCACCGCGATCACCGTGGCCAGCGCGGCCTCGTGGGTGGTCGCGGTGACGTCGACGGTCACGATCGAGCTGCGGTTCACCAGGCCGATCTCGTAGCCCGGGTCACCGCCGGCCGCCTGGACCTTCTGCCGCGCGTCGGCGGCGGAGACCGAGATCTGCACCGCCTGGGCCATCGCGACCTCACCGACCTTCAGCCACGGGTTGCCGGGCTGCGGGCTGGCGTTGGGCGCCGGCGCGGGCGGGTTGGTGGTCGGCGGCACGAGCAGGACGGCGGCCGAGGTCTTGTATTCGGGCTGGATCGACGAGCCGACGACGAGCGCCGCGCCGAGGGTGAGCACGACGACCGGAGCGGCGACGTACCACCGCCGGACCATCAGTCTCAGGAGGTCGAGAAGGTCCACAGCGTCGGCCCCTTCGGGTAGCGCGGGTCGTCAGGTCGTGAGGTTGGTCTGCGAGGCCCGGCCAGGGGCCCTGCCGCCAGATTCGTACCATGCGGCGTCGTTCACGCCGCGCTCGGCGTGGGCCGGGTTCACGGGTGGAGCCGGGTCGTGGCCCGTCGACCGTGGGCGCAGAAGCCGGTCCCACAGCCGGATGTACGTCCTGGCCTGGTGGTCCCAGGCGAGTAGTTCGGTGAAGCGCTGCCGGGCCACGATCCGCATCGTCGCCCGGGCGTCCTCGTCGCTGAGGAGCTGGTCGAGCGCCTTGGCCAGCTCGTCCGGGGAGCCGGTCGGCACGTAGGTCGCCGCCCCCTCGGCGGTGCGCCGCGTCTCCAGTAGGTCGACGGCTACGACCGGCAGCCCTCGCGCCACATACTCCACGGTCTTCGCCATCGTCGACAAGTCGGCCATCCGGGTCGGAGGGTCCGGCTGGATGGCGATCGAGGCGGAGCGCAGCAGCACGTCGACCTCGTCGGCCTCCAGCCAACCGGTGAACCGCACCACGTCGTCGAGTCCACGTTCGGTGACGAGTTGCCGCAGGCCGGGCAGGCTGTCGCCGTCCCCGGCCACGACCATCCGCCAGTCGTCCCGGCCGCGCAGGTCGACCAGCCGTTCGGCGGCGAGCACCGCGGCGTCGACGTGGTCCTGCGGATTGATCACGCCGAGGTAGACGATGACCTGGCGGCCGTCGTCGCCGGTGCCGGTCGACCCCGGTTCGCCGGCGCGCTGCGTCGGTATCCCGGTCGCGCCGACCTCGGCGAGCGTCGGGCCGTTGCGCACCACCACGACGTCGTCGGGATCGCAGCCGCCACGGCTGATCGCCAGTTCCCGGTAGGACTCGTTGGTCGACACCACGGCCGACGCGCACCGCCAGGAGAGCCGTTCCATGAGCTTGAGAATGCGCAGTACGACCGGGCGCGGGTT is a window from the Polymorphospora rubra genome containing:
- a CDS encoding glycosyltransferase family 2 protein, giving the protein MNPTVSVVMVSYQTRDLIVRALTGLRATGTGVDYEVIVVDNASADGSADAIAAALPDVRVVRLAHNVGFGRAVNVGAELARGDYVLLMNPDTEPVGDVIGEFVAFARANPAHRVYTGRTLHQDGTDDGRSVFALPSLWGYFCFATGLSTILRRSRLLNPEELPGLDRTRPTPVPAASGCLLLIDRALFAELGGFAPDYFMYSEDIDLCHRATGLGAAPVLVPTAQVLHVGGASSTSVGKRVMVLRGKTTYVRLRWSASRAAVGRALLAGGIAVRAAGARLTGRAGYWREVWAQRATWLAGWPPVAELPPVVPVPLTPSVPPTSSVPATPSPATPSLPPI
- a CDS encoding glycosyltransferase, giving the protein MTSVVIAAHNEAAVIDRCLRRLLATASPGEFEVIVAANGCTDATAELARAVPGVTVIELAEASKSAALNAGDRTATGLPRIYLDADIALSTTDLRTLSRAVDDSALAAAPRRVLDTSGRPLLVKAYFAINGRLPAFRNALFGRGVIVLSRAGRARFEQFPDVIADDLFLDSLFTDAEKREVKGVASVVATPRRTADLLRRLGRVRAGNTALRAAATDTGVRPSRKLSWLVDVVLPRPWLLPAGICYAVLTVVAGIRARRTGPGAAWGRDESTRTPVTR
- a CDS encoding glycosyltransferase produces the protein MTEHSEGVSRQRGIDILMITYDRPEYVRLSLPHLLETATTDTRIWLWHNGTDQPTLEAVEEFRHHPRVHRFHHSPTNAGLREPTNWLWAESDGAYVSKVDDDCLPDKDWLETLRRAHEDVPEFGVIGTWRFPAEDVDDALVTKKLADYAGGHRLMRNHWVQGSGYLLKRAAVTQTGPIGPTESFTAWCLRSARLGWVNGWYHPFLPEDHMDDPRSPHTIYHTDADFMARRPLSAKNTGVTTVAQWTEQMRHSAKVVQAASLDLREYGGWRARRRGAVRRIRRALTGRAPW
- a CDS encoding O-antigen ligase family protein; protein product: MQTYLSARRSATVYDGITPRTRHFPDATAGVVAAVMLAYLLPARLIFPPLTTLGRPAVMVGLGLLVWWALTRLHPNLVTRGQQPMRWALAGYLVTIGVSYVAGQARGMQVLEANSADRTILMALAGAGVLLAAADGVLTRDRIDHLLRWFCWGSSVMALFALAQFILRIDFTNYLKLPPVLMFQKDLVGFDARGGGGLVRVAGTAGHYIEFSVLMVIGLIVAIHFARFSSSRRNRQIYAALAMIQAGVIPISLSRTGVLALAAAILLFILVWPLRTTFNVLVIGVFLMAFIQVGKPGLLATLRALLLAGDNDPSVQGRLEDYAFVTPFIKERLWLGRGVGTWLPELYQLLDNQWLVTLVTGGVVGVVGLAGLFVVGIVTAGRVRRFATNDRDRDLAAVLAVGIGVAAVTAFTFDALYFSTYLITVHLFLGLAGAMWRVTRAERVNHIGAQ
- a CDS encoding glycosyltransferase family 4 protein yields the protein MADRRPHVVIVVVNLPVERDRRVIRECRALEAAGYRVTVICPRGPQKLRILPGTATQIRSFPQPLAGSGVLSFAAEFAWALIAVTTRLLGVMVRTRVDAVQACNPPDVFWTIALLMRMLRRPFVFDHHDLSPELYECKTENPRPVVLRILKLMERLSWRCASAVVSTNESYRELAISRGGCDPDDVVVVRNGPTLAEVGATGIPTQRAGEPGSTGTGDDGRQVIVYLGVINPQDHVDAAVLAAERLVDLRGRDDWRMVVAGDGDSLPGLRQLVTERGLDDVVRFTGWLEADEVDVLLRSASIAIQPDPPTRMADLSTMAKTVEYVARGLPVVAVDLLETRRTAEGAATYVPTGSPDELAKALDQLLSDEDARATMRIVARQRFTELLAWDHQARTYIRLWDRLLRPRSTGHDPAPPVNPAHAERGVNDAAWYESGGRAPGRASQTNLTT